A genomic window from Euleptes europaea isolate rEulEur1 chromosome 9, rEulEur1.hap1, whole genome shotgun sequence includes:
- the HELQ gene encoding helicase POLQ-like, with protein MFGDYDSFSGNTSLLAEVDVIEQRSAQSPDFVLDSESLESRTAVRLQSDASVERTFSFAECINSFRSGAQHDFLSSAKEQRESPLKPTDEDEVLECLPSSQLLFLKQSDECFAGHDTAACVKQGDDHVNGCPDKTTNQSYKTEHNKKDNEPSTSALSDPTRRKSLKDLLKSAMAGNARATAPLVSKSKELKAAVVAEETDLAQETTDASFVDIGPFYGLPTKVKELLVKWRGIENLYDWQHDCLTLESLKQRKNLIYSLPTSGGKTLVAEILILQELLCRRMDVLMILPYVAIVQEKVGNLSAFGMELGFLVEEYAGSKGKIPPIKRRLKKSLYVSTIEKGHSLVNSLIETGRINDLGLVVVDELHMIGEGSRGAFLEMTLAKIIYTSKTTQIIGMSATLSNVGDLQQFLKAEYYTSNFRPVELKEYVKIRDSIYEVDSTAENGFTFSRLLEYKYSSNLQKVDPDHLIALATEVIPKYSCLVFCPTKKNCENVAETICKYLKRDYKTLREREKRDLIEDLTNICNGRLCPVLKRTIPFGIAYHHSGLTNDERKRIEEAYSSGILCLLTCTSTLAAGVNLPARRVIVRAPYIATEFMKKNQYKQMIGRAGRAGIDSAGESILIAQEKDKQLVRNLVHSPLESCYSNLLLECNRGIRSLILSLVGLKIATSPEEVYYFMGSTLFSVQPQLLPKEKSLWDITVEALQWLKQNGLLKERAKSESEHRLQYNLEITHLGQATYKGSVNLAYCDTLYADLKKGLEGLILESCLHLLYLTTPYDMVSQCNPDWMIYFKQYNQLTPIEQQVAATVGVPESFITKKASGQAIKKDVDSGTVGKLYLSLVLHALLKETNIWSVAEKFNTSRGFVQTLLNSSASFSSSVLHFCEELDEFWVYKALFAELSKKLTYCVKAELIPLMEVAGVLEARAKQLYNAGYKTVAHLANANPEALVETIEHLSRRQARQIVSSAKMLLAEKAEALQEEAEELLRIPTDIP; from the exons ATGTTTGGGGACTATGACAGCTTTTCTGGCAACACCTCTTTGTTAGCAGAAGTAGATGTCATAGAGCAAAGGTCTGCGCAATCTCCTGACTTTGTTTTGGATTCTGAAAGCCTAGAGAGCAGAACTGCTGTCCGGCTACAGAGTGACGCGAGTGTAGAACGGACATTTTCATTTGCAGAATGTATTAATAGCTTTAGAAGTGGAGCACAACATGATTTCTTGAGCTCTGCGAAAGAACAGCGTGAGAGCCCTCTAAAGCCTACAGATGAGGACGAGGTTCTAGAGTGCCTCCCATCATCACAGCttttatttcttaaacagtcCGATGAATGTTTTGCTGGCCACGACACGGCAGCATGTGTAAAACAAGGAGACGATCATGTGAATGGCTGCCCTGACAAGACCACAAATCAGTCTTACAAGACAGAACATAATAAAAAAGATAATGAACCATCTACAAGTGCTTTGTCTGACCCGACCAGAAGAAAGAGTCTCAAAGATCTTCTCAAAAGTGCAATGGCTGGGAATGCCAGAGCTACAGCTCCGTTGGTCTCTAAAAGTAAAGAGCTCAAGGCGGCTGTTGTAGCCGAAGAGACTGATCTTGCTCAGGAAACAACCGATGCTTCATTCGTTGATATTGGTCCCTTTTACGGCTTACCCACCAAAGTCAAGGAGCTACTGGTAAAGTGGCGAGGAATTGAAAACCTTTATG atTGGCAGCATGATTGTTTAACATTAGAATCACTGAAACAGAGAAAAAATTTAATATACTCCTTACCGACTAGTGGAGGAAAAACACTTGTAGCTGAAATTTTAATTCTTCAAGAATTGCTGTGCAGGAGAATGGACGTATTAATGATCCTTCCTTATGTGGCCATCGTTCAGGAGAAG GTTGGAAATTTATCAGCTTTTGGAATGGAACTGGGTTTTCTAGTTGAAGAATATGCAGGAAGTAAAGGAAAAATTCCCCCAATCAAAAGAAGGCTGAAGAAATCCCTGTATGTTTCTACTATTGAGAAAGGACACAGCTTGGTGAATTCCTTGATAGAAACAGGACGGATCAATGATTTGGGGCTAGTTGTTGTGGATGAG TTGCACATGATTGGAGAAGGAAGTCGTGGAGCTTTTCTAGAAATGACACTTGCAAAGATCATCTACACAAGTA AGACTACTCAGATCATTGGAATGAGTGCAACTTTAAGCAATGTTGGAGACCTGCAGCAGTTTTTGAAAGCAGAATACTACACCAGTAATTTCAGACCA GTAGAATTAAAAGAATATGTTAAAATACGAGACAGTATCTATGAAGTTGATAGCACTGCAGAAAATGGTTTTACATTTTCACGTCTCCTTGAATACAAG TATTCTAGTAATCTGCAGAAGGTTGACCCAGACCACCTTATTGCCTTGGCTACAGAAGTCATTCCAAAGTACTCCTGCCTCGTCTTTTGCCCCACTAAAAAGAACTGTGAAAATGTAGCCGAAACAATATGCAAATACTTGAAGAG AGATTATAAAACCctcagggagagagaaaaacggGACCTGATTGAAGACTTAACTAACATTTGCAATGGAAGACTTTGTCCAGTCCTGAAGCGAACAATTCCTTTTGGAATCGCCTATCACCACAGTGGCCTTACCAACGATGAAAGAAAACGAATTGAAGAAGCGTATTCCTCTGGCATTCTCTGTCTCCTGACTTGCACCTCTACCCTTGCCGCTGGAGTTAACCTGCCAGCTCGAAG GGTCATTGTAAGAGCTCCGTATATTGCTACAGAATTCATGAAGAAGAATCAGTATAAGCAGATGATTGGCAGAGCCGGTCGGGCTGGTATTGACAGCGCTGGCGAAAGCATTCTTATAGCGCAAGAGAAAGACAAACAGCTG gttCGAAACTTAGTACACAGCCCTTTAGAAAGCTGCTACAGCAACCTCTTGCTTGAGTGCAACAGAGGAATCCGAAGCCTGATCCTGTCTTTAGTTGGCTTGAAG ATAGCAACAAGCCCTGAAGAGGTTTACTACTTTATGGGCAGTACTTTGTTTAGTGTCCAGCCCCAGCTTCTCCCTAAAGAAAAGAGCCTGTGGGACATAACTGTGGAAGCGTTACAGTGGTTGAAACAAAACGGGCTCCTGAAAGAAAGAGCAAAGAGTGAGAGTGAACACCGTTTGCAGTATAATCTAGAGATAACTCACTTGGGCCAAGCCACTTACAAAG GTTCTGTCAATCTGGCATATTGTGATACACTCTATGCAGACCTTAAGAAAGGCCTCGAGGGGCTCATCCTTGAAAGCTGCCTTCATTTATTGTACCTGACAACACCATATGATATGGTTTCCCAATGTAACCCAGACTGGATGATCTATTTTAAACAG TATAATCAACTAACTCCAATAGAGCAGCAAGTAGCAGCCACCGTTGGAGTGCCAGAGAGCTTTATAACTAAAAAGGCTTCTGGACAAGCCATCAAGAAG GACGTGGATAGCGGCACCGTCGGTAAACTATACCTGTCGCTCGTTCTTCATGCTCTGTTAAAAGAGACCAACATATGGAGCGTGGCAGAAAAATTTAACACATCACGTGGATTTGTTCAAACTCTCCTGAATTCGTCTGCTTCGTTCTCCTCCTCAGTTCTGCATTTCTGTGAG GAACTGGATGAATTTTGGGTTTATAAAGCTCTCTTCGCAGAACTTAGCAAGAAATTGACCTATTGTGTTAAGGCGGAGCTCATTCCTCTTATGGAAGTGGCAGGTGTTTTGGAG GCCCGAGCCAAGCAACTCTACAACGCAGGGTATAAAACTGTAGCACACTTGGCGAACGCAAATCCAGAAGCTCTGGTGGAGACTATCGAGCATCTGTCCAGACGTCAGGCTCGACAAATAGTTTCTTCTGCAAAG ATGCTTCTGGCTGAAAAGGCAGAGGCTTTACAAGAAGAGGCCGAAGAACTGCTGCGAATACCTACAGACATTCCTTGA
- the MRPS18C gene encoding 28S ribosomal protein S18c, mitochondrial produces MAAAVSLVGAAKGWGKLCYIFTRAGKSSSRASGAVTSWRWQCSSHSEQVSSKPDMPESMDNPYKEPLKKCILCGVHVDYKNVQLLSQFVSPYTGHILGKHITGLCTKKQKEISKAIKRAHRIGFMSVTYKDPTFLSDPKICNIKYPE; encoded by the exons ATGGCCGCCGCAGTTTCCTTAGTTGGCGCCGCCAAGGGTTGGGGGAAGCTTTGCTATATCTTCACCCGGGCAGGGAAGAGTAGTAGTCGCGCTTCTGGAGCAG tcACATCATGGAGATGGCAGTGTAGTTCACACAGTGAGCAGGTATCCAGTAAACCAGATATG CCTGAATCAATGGATAATCCTTATAAGGAGCCGCTTAAAAAATGCATCTTGTGCGGAGTACATGTTGATTACAAGAATGTTCAG CTTTTGTCTCAGTTTGTTTCGCCATATACTGGTCACATTCTTGGGAAGCATATAACAG gCTTATGTACAAAGAAACAGAAGGAGATCTCAAAAGCGATTAAAAGAGCTCATAGGATAG gatttATGTCAGTTACATATAAGGACCCAACATTCCTTAGTGATCCTAAAATATGTAATATTAAATATCCAGAGTGA